Part of the Streptomyces sp. RFCAC02 genome is shown below.
CATGGACGCCAGGCACTCGCCGCCCGCGGGCGGCCCCGACCGGACGCGCCGCCCCTGGATCGTGGGGGTGTCCGGCGCGTCGGGCACCCCGTACGCGGCCGCCGCGCTGCGGGCGCTGCTCGACGCCGGGGAGGCGGTGGACCTGGTGGTGAGCCGGGCGGCCCGGCTGACCCTGCTGGACGAGACGGGCGCCCCGTTCCGCGACGCGCACTGGCGCGCCGACCTCAGGGCGTGGCTGGCGCGGGGTGCCGACGGCAAGCCGGAGACGTTCCCGGTGACCGAGGACGGGCTCGCCGACGTGCGGTACTGGCCGGCCGGTGACCTGGCGGCCGGGCCGTCGTCCGGGTCCTACCCGGCGCGCGGGATGCTGATCGTCCCGGCGTCCGTCGCCGCGGTCGCCGGGGTGTCGCTCGGGCTGTCGAAGGACCTGCTGCAGCGGGCGGCGGCGGTGACGCTGAAGGAACGGCGCCCGCTCGTCGTGGCGGTGCGCGAGACCCCGCTGAACGGGCCGACGCTGCGGCAGCTCGCCGACCTGGACGCGGCCGGCGCGGTCGTGCTGCCCGCGTCACCGGCGTTCTACGCGGGGGCCGCGCACATCCAGGACCTGGTGGACTTCGTGGCGGGCCGGGCACTGGACGCGGTGGGGGTGCCGCACGGGCTGTACCGCAGGTGGGGCGGCGCCCTGGGCGGCGGGCGCGCCTGAGCCCCGTCCGGGCGCCGCGTCCCGGGGCCGGGGACGGTGGCCGGCCTCCCAGTCGCAGGCCGCCGCGTGCCGATGCCTTAGATTCTTCTGTGCAAGCGACCGGACGACTGGAACCCTGGGGCACCGGGGAGTGAGGAAGGCTCTGCGCGATGGACGCGGTGGACAGACAGCTGATCCAGGCCCTCCGGGAGAACGGCCGCGCCTCGTACGCCGAGCTGGGCCGGCTCGTCGGCCTGTCCGGGCCGAGCGTCACCGACCGCATCAACCGCCTGGAGGCCGCCGGCGTCCTCACCGGTTACCGGGCCACCGTGGATGCGCGGTCGCTCGGCCTCGGGGTGACCGCGCTGATCGGCATCCAGCTCACGGACTCGGTGGACCACGAGGACGTGGCGGACCGGCTGCGGGAGTTCGGCGAGATCGAGGACTGCTGGTTCATCGCCGGGGACGACTCGTTCATGCTCAAGGTGCGCGCGGGCGACGTGGACGGCCTCGAACGCACGGTCCGCCGCCTGTCGGGCACCAAGGGCGTGTCGCGCACCCGGACGACCGTCGTGCTGTCCACGAAGTGGGAGAACCGGGTCGGCGAGCTTCCCGGCGCCGAGCGGGCGTAGGCTCGTCGGCGGAGCGACCTCGGCGAGAAGGAGACGCGACGCATGGACGCTGGGCTCAAGCGGGAGCTGGAGGAGAAGGTCCGCGCGGGTGAGCGGCTGTCCCGCGAGGACGGGATCGCGCTGTACGAGTCCGACGACCTGGCCTGGCTCGGCGGCCTCGCCCACGAGGTGCGGACGCGGCTGAACGGCGATGTCGTCCACTTCAACGTCAACCGCCACCTGAACATGACCAATGTGTGCACGGCCTCGTGCGCCTACTGCTCGTTCCAGCGCAAGCCGGGCGAGAAGGACGCGTACACCATGCGCATCGAGGAGGCGGTGCGCCTCGCGAAGGCGATGGAGGGCGACCGCCTCACCGAGCTGCACATCGTCAACGGCCTCCACCCCACGCTGCCGTGGCGCTACTACCCGCGGTCCCTGCGCGCGCTGAAGGAGGCCCTGCCGGACACCGTGTCCCTGAAGGCCTTCACCGCGACCGAGATCCACCACTTCGAGACCATCTCCGGTCTCTCGGCGTCCGAGATCCTCGACGAACTGATCGACGCCGGGCTCGAATCGCTCACCGGCGGCGGTGCGGAGATCTTCGACTGGGAGGTGCGGCAGCACATCGTCGACCACCGCACCCACTGGGAGGACTGGTCGCGCATCCACCGCCTGGCCCACGAGAAGGGCCTGAAGACGCCCTGCACCATGCTCTACGGCCACATCGAGGAGCCGC
Proteins encoded:
- a CDS encoding UbiX family flavin prenyltransferase, whose protein sequence is MDARHSPPAGGPDRTRRPWIVGVSGASGTPYAAAALRALLDAGEAVDLVVSRAARLTLLDETGAPFRDAHWRADLRAWLARGADGKPETFPVTEDGLADVRYWPAGDLAAGPSSGSYPARGMLIVPASVAAVAGVSLGLSKDLLQRAAAVTLKERRPLVVAVRETPLNGPTLRQLADLDAAGAVVLPASPAFYAGAAHIQDLVDFVAGRALDAVGVPHGLYRRWGGALGGGRA
- a CDS encoding Lrp/AsnC family transcriptional regulator, which codes for MDAVDRQLIQALRENGRASYAELGRLVGLSGPSVTDRINRLEAAGVLTGYRATVDARSLGLGVTALIGIQLTDSVDHEDVADRLREFGEIEDCWFIAGDDSFMLKVRAGDVDGLERTVRRLSGTKGVSRTRTTVVLSTKWENRVGELPGAERA
- the mqnE gene encoding aminofutalosine synthase MqnE; this translates as MDAGLKRELEEKVRAGERLSREDGIALYESDDLAWLGGLAHEVRTRLNGDVVHFNVNRHLNMTNVCTASCAYCSFQRKPGEKDAYTMRIEEAVRLAKAMEGDRLTELHIVNGLHPTLPWRYYPRSLRALKEALPDTVSLKAFTATEIHHFETISGLSASEILDELIDAGLESLTGGGAEIFDWEVRQHIVDHRTHWEDWSRIHRLAHEKGLKTPCTMLYGHIEEPRHRVDHVLRLRELQDETGGFQVFIPLRYQHDFVDMKDGKVRNRLQARTTMATGAEALRTFAVSRLLFDNVPHVKVFWVMHGLQTAQLALQHGADDMDGSVVEYKITHDADNYGTPNKLTRDDLLDLIRDAGFRPVERNTRYEIVREYEGPDPARRESPQPMRV